A single region of the Longimicrobiaceae bacterium genome encodes:
- a CDS encoding lytic transglycosylase domain-containing protein produces MQPRKRRSTPPWECARQAAAPQHSTGRAVRRWPAEAGAPSEARIPPRYRRAYDGGERRTEGPQLRRKSPTAFQRLRQSPVRHGLVGLAVAGAAVPVAVARHNTALRNPPSHENIIGSLVPTPKLTDQTVAQAWQGEEAKVADAQSTGREATIEKNLQRYASYDVPRDLAEQIYDLAVQSNINPDVAFGLVRAESTFKSSATSHVGAIGLTQLMPATASWLRPGTTRDDLRDPQVNLSVGFKYLRELIDKYDGDTHLALTAYNRGPGIVDRVLKKGGDPDNGYAHLVLKDVPADEAAR; encoded by the coding sequence ATGCAGCCTAGGAAAAGACGCTCGACGCCACCCTGGGAGTGCGCCCGCCAGGCGGCCGCCCCCCAGCACTCCACCGGCCGCGCCGTGCGCCGCTGGCCCGCCGAGGCCGGCGCGCCGTCCGAAGCCCGCATCCCCCCGCGCTACCGCCGCGCGTACGACGGCGGCGAGCGCCGCACCGAAGGGCCGCAGCTGCGCCGCAAGAGCCCCACGGCGTTCCAGCGGCTGCGGCAGAGCCCGGTCCGCCACGGGCTGGTGGGCCTGGCCGTCGCCGGCGCCGCGGTGCCGGTAGCGGTCGCGCGCCACAACACGGCGCTGCGCAACCCGCCCTCGCACGAGAACATCATCGGCTCGCTGGTGCCCACGCCCAAGCTCACCGACCAGACGGTCGCGCAGGCCTGGCAGGGCGAGGAGGCGAAGGTGGCCGACGCGCAGAGCACCGGGCGCGAGGCGACCATCGAGAAGAACCTGCAGCGCTACGCCTCGTACGACGTTCCGCGCGACCTGGCGGAGCAGATCTACGACCTGGCCGTGCAGTCCAACATCAACCCGGACGTGGCGTTCGGGCTGGTGCGGGCCGAGAGCACCTTCAAGAGCAGCGCCACCAGCCACGTGGGCGCCATCGGCCTCACGCAGCTCATGCCCGCCACGGCTAGCTGGCTGCGCCCGGGCACCACCAGGGACGACCTGCGCGACCCGCAGGTGAACCTGAGCGTGGGCTTCAAGTACCTGCGCGAGCTGATCGACAAGTACGACGGCGACACGCACCTGGCGCTCACCGCGTACAACCGCGGCCCCGGCATCGTGG